A window of Phragmites australis chromosome 2, lpPhrAust1.1, whole genome shotgun sequence genomic DNA:
ATCCTGCCACGTGATGGAGCTTACATATAAATGCCTCAGTTTACTTATTGATCgaacatataaaaaattaccCCCAGATAATATAATCAACTACTAATGCAGTAGAGTCATAGAAGCGTGGGGCCGAGGATGGCACTGACTGGATTGGTTAGTACATTACTTCTTCCGAAACTTTGTCAGTGATCATCTCAAAGAAATTTCTTCCAAACCAATAATTTAGTTCGTATATTCGCctcaaaataatttgaattgcaaCAACCACTGTTGAATAACACGGCAATGGTACATGAACAAGCTTCCGAGAGCCTCCATTTGGATCTTTTCAGTCTTGCTTTGCTCACAGTGACACACTAATCATGAACACCACAGCAACTACTAAAGCTTCATTACTGTAGAAGTAGTTAACATGTTCTCATCCCATTCATGCAAACTTTCAATTGCTTCCTCGCTTTCCTCTTTGACTAACGGAACGTCATGTACTTGTCGATTGCCACCAAACCTCGACGCAGACCCACCTGACCACAGCGGGCGCGCCCAACACGTCGGCACGGCAGTTGCTGGAGGCGCGAGAGTCCCCCACGGCGCAGCCGCTGGCCGATGCTGGAGTGGACGACGAGGCCAGTGACGGGGTCGGGGAAGCGTCGCCTTCGCTGAGCAATGCAGCAAACAGTAATGACGTCGACAGCAAGAGGAAGATATCTCAAGATGGGACGGCGCCGCCGAAGGAGAACGGCGAGCAGGCGTCGTCGGAGCTGCCGGGCCGGAAGGCGAGGGTATCCGTGCGCGCGCGATCCGAGGCACCAATGGTAATTACTCGCACCAACAATGATTTGTTTTATTATTAGCCAAAAAGAAGTGTTTAAATGAAAGAATTGAAAACACAGTATACGTACAATACGTGGTGCAGCAACGACGTGCATCCATAGAGGAAgtctgagaaaaaaaattagctgGTTCTTTCATTCATTGTCGTCTGAACATCAAATCTTGTTTGCAAAAATTAGGTTTCAGAATGACCTGCGTATACCGAAATTATGAAACATTCTgtaattttaccattttttgGAACTGCAGATTAGTGATGGTTGCCAATGGAGGAAGTACGGGCAGAAGATGGCCAAGGGTAACCCATGCCCGAGAGCATACTACCGGTGCACAATGGCTGCGGCATGCCCCGTGAGGAAGCAGGTAATATTTGCACGATCTATCCATACAATATATGCATTGCATCATTTCTTTAGATTTCAGGAGTTCAGTTGTTGGTCGACTGCAGGCGTTCTGCTATCTGTAGAAGCAACATAGATATCATTTTTCTTATGGGCCTCTGGTGTTAGCATTAGCAGTTTGGTATTCCATGTTTTCTTTCCCTAGGAAGGGTATCTGCATGTGTTCTCAACTGAAAAGAAAACCTTATGATAGTTCAACCGGCTAAAGTCTACTCTTTCATTGCTAAAGAAAATGTTAAATTACCTTTGTTGAATATGATTATTAGCATCCCTTACCTAGCTTTATAAAAAACGAAACTCAAAAAATTGGGAATTAAGTTCAACTAAACAAGTTTAATTTGCTATATATATGGTACGGTATATGTAATAACCGCATGACTTCACTGAATGCATACTAAAATGGTTCATTTTGCAGAAAAAAGCCAATGGACTGCGTTAGATTAACAATAAAACTGAAAATAAACTCCACTAGTAAAAAAAAACCATTGATTACCAAGTATAAATAAGAAAATTGTACTTGAAACATCATTAGTAAGACCTAGGTTTTTTCTCATTTTGTTTTGCCAAactccacttttttttttgtgattatgAGGTGACGCACATGCGCCGCAACGCACATCACACTCCTGAAAATGTGCAGGGGAAATCTAAGTGTAAGCTAGGTACAAAGGTAGTTTTTATTTGTAGTGGTGACTAAATATatatgtctgtcaatagccaaTATATGCATACAGACCCAAAATCAAAATAATTAAGTCCTATGTCAAGTAGTCCTCTACTTGCTTCTGCACATGTACCAAATCTCTAACAAATGTGGggtttttttcctttctgaaaCTTGGCACGCATATGAATTAATTAAGCAAGATCATGCATACATATTGTTGACTTACAGTTTATCATATCTCCAATTTTCCATGCTAATGTGAACATACCCAATAATTTACAGCTGGACCCTTGCACACCTATTACCCCAATAATTCCATTCCAAGCATATTATTATACCGTCGATCTCTCTATCCTCTCTCCATCCATCTAGCTGTAAACACACACGTCTACTAACTGCATAAAATGGCTCATTGGACCATTCACTATCTAGTTGCAAGTTTCCAACGCAATATGTTTCTGTTGTTTTCCGTGCAGAGACGCTGATAGCTCACCAAACAGTCGCTGCGGTATTCTAAAGCCCATGGCATGCTTCAcatgcttgcatgcatgcttaCGTGAAGGCATGCATCAAGCTAAATATATTCAGCATGCCGTTGGTAACTCAAGCCACGTCTGCATGCTTGCAGGTGCAACGGTGCGCCGAGGACAAGACGATCCTTGTCACGACTTACGAGGGCAACCACAACCACGCGCTGCCGCCGGCGGCCACAACCATGGCGAACACCACGTCTGCTGCCGCGGCCATGCTCCTCTCCGGCCCGGTCACCAGCCGCGACGGCGCCGCAGCCCTCCTCGGCCACCCCGCGGCGCTGTACCACCACTCCATCCCCTACGCGTCCACAATGGCCACGCTCTCCGCCTCCGCGCCGTTCCCCACTATCACCCTCGACCTCACACAAGCGCCGGGCGCCGGCGGGAACGGCAGCTTGTCTCACGGACTCCACCGCCCGCCGGGTGGTATCCAGCACCCTGCGGTGGCCCCTGCGATGCCGTTCCCGGTGCCGTCGCCACTGGCGATGTACCTCCCGCAGAGGGCGCCCACGGCGACCATGCCGGCCGAGCTGAGCGCGCGGCCGCTGTCGGTGATGGAGACGATGACCGCGGCGATCGCGGCCGACCCCAATTTCACTACA
This region includes:
- the LOC133899945 gene encoding transcription factor WRKY5-like, translating into MEMRPEQRHRHDHVHEEAEEEGDAMEHGGLSLHHGATTFGRRRDEEGGRRGEIREVDFFSRDSSARRQEHGGRRGGVQGGGREDVNIGLLDLLTTATATTTSAAGEEGGTAKNHKMEVTAVEADLRRVVEENRRLRGMLEELTRSYGALYQQVLQVTQQHPHHHHPDLMNNNRSSLTTTHLTTAGAPNTSARQLLEARESPTAQPLADAGVDDEASDGVGEASPSLSNAANSNDVDSKRKISQDGTAPPKENGEQASSELPGRKARVSVRARSEAPMISDGCQWRKYGQKMAKGNPCPRAYYRCTMAAACPVRKQVQRCAEDKTILVTTYEGNHNHALPPAATTMANTTSAAAAMLLSGPVTSRDGAAALLGHPAALYHHSIPYASTMATLSASAPFPTITLDLTQAPGAGGNGSLSHGLHRPPGGIQHPAVAPAMPFPVPSPLAMYLPQRAPTATMPAELSARPLSVMETMTAAIAADPNFTTALAAAITSIMAGGAHQVQPTPRGGPTVGVAGDGSGGAGAATVAPTGGAHARSGSPRFATQSCTTST